A DNA window from Porphyromonas gingivalis ATCC 33277 contains the following coding sequences:
- a CDS encoding electron transfer flavoprotein subunit alpha/FixB family protein produces the protein MNNLFVYLEIEAGAVQDVSLELLTKGRSLASTLGCRLEAIAIGKSIDGVAEQVFPYGVDKLHVFEDDRLEHYLTLPFTSIVTKFFEEEKPQIALLGATSVGRDLGPRVSSALGSGLTADCTSLEIGDHEDKKEGKVYKNLLYQIRPAFGGNIVATIINPDCRPQMATVREGVMKKEILSADYKGEVVRHSVADYVKAEDFAVNIIERHIEASKSNLKASPIVVAGGYGVGSKENFALLHDLASVLGGEVGASRAAVDAGFADHDMQIGQTGITVRPKLYIACGISGQIQHIAGMQESSIIIAINNDPNAPINAIADYVITGTIEEVIPKMITYYKKNSK, from the coding sequence ATGAACAATCTTTTTGTATATCTCGAAATAGAGGCCGGCGCCGTTCAGGACGTAAGTCTCGAATTGCTGACCAAAGGCCGCTCATTGGCCTCTACCTTGGGCTGCAGACTGGAAGCCATTGCTATCGGCAAATCCATTGATGGCGTTGCCGAACAGGTATTTCCTTACGGAGTGGATAAATTGCACGTGTTCGAAGATGATCGCTTGGAACATTATCTGACACTCCCCTTCACTTCTATTGTGACGAAGTTCTTCGAAGAAGAAAAACCTCAAATCGCTTTGCTTGGTGCCACTTCTGTTGGACGTGACCTCGGTCCCCGTGTTTCATCCGCATTGGGTAGCGGTCTTACAGCAGACTGTACCTCCCTTGAAATAGGCGATCATGAAGACAAGAAGGAAGGAAAGGTTTACAAGAACCTGCTCTATCAGATCCGTCCCGCATTCGGTGGAAATATCGTAGCCACTATCATCAATCCCGATTGCCGTCCACAGATGGCTACAGTACGGGAAGGCGTAATGAAAAAAGAAATTCTTTCGGCAGATTACAAAGGCGAAGTTGTTCGTCATTCTGTAGCTGATTATGTCAAAGCCGAAGACTTCGCTGTAAACATTATCGAGCGTCATATAGAAGCGAGCAAATCCAACCTCAAGGCTTCACCCATTGTCGTTGCCGGTGGCTACGGAGTCGGAAGCAAGGAAAATTTTGCCCTCTTGCATGATCTTGCATCTGTATTGGGTGGAGAAGTTGGAGCTTCTCGTGCTGCGGTAGATGCTGGTTTTGCCGATCATGACATGCAAATCGGACAGACAGGTATTACCGTTCGTCCCAAGCTCTATATCGCTTGCGGTATCAGCGGACAAATCCAGCACATCGCCGGTATGCAGGAAAGCTCTATCATCATTGCCATCAACAATGACCCGAATGCTCCTATCAATGCAATTGCCGACTACGTGATTACGGGAACCATCGAAGAAGTGATTCCCAAAATGATTACTTATTACAAGAAGAACAGCAAGTAA
- a CDS encoding electron transfer flavoprotein subunit beta/FixA family protein, which translates to MKIIVLAKQVPDTRNVGKDAMKADGTVNRSVLPAIFNPEDLNALEQALRVKETMPDTTVHILTMGPPRAADIIREAMYRGADGGYLLTDKAFAGADTLATSYALATAIRHIGLPDLIISGRQAIDGDTAQVGPQVAEKLGLPQVTYAEDILKIDAKSIEIKRRLERGVETVVASMPLVVTVNGSSAPCRPRNAKLLQRYKYARTASETKDTTEEIKALLGQRPGLHIVELGAAEVGADLAQCGLSGSPTKVKHIESVVFQAKEAKRMLPEDGEIEALMQELIANHTIG; encoded by the coding sequence ATGAAGATTATCGTTCTTGCTAAACAGGTGCCTGATACCCGTAATGTGGGTAAGGATGCCATGAAAGCCGACGGTACTGTGAATCGTTCCGTCTTGCCGGCTATCTTCAATCCCGAAGACCTCAATGCTTTGGAGCAGGCTCTGCGTGTCAAGGAAACTATGCCTGATACGACCGTTCATATTCTCACGATGGGACCTCCTCGTGCAGCAGACATCATACGCGAAGCCATGTATCGTGGTGCCGATGGTGGCTACTTGCTTACAGACAAGGCTTTTGCCGGTGCCGATACTTTGGCTACCAGCTATGCCCTTGCCACAGCTATTCGCCATATCGGATTGCCTGATCTGATCATCTCCGGTCGTCAGGCTATCGATGGCGATACGGCACAAGTAGGCCCACAGGTGGCAGAGAAACTCGGACTTCCGCAAGTGACCTATGCTGAAGATATTCTGAAAATAGATGCCAAAAGTATCGAGATCAAGCGTCGTCTTGAGCGAGGTGTAGAGACCGTTGTCGCTTCAATGCCTTTAGTTGTAACGGTAAACGGCTCCTCAGCTCCGTGTCGTCCACGCAATGCCAAGTTGCTCCAGCGATATAAATATGCTCGTACAGCTTCCGAAACCAAAGACACGACAGAGGAGATCAAAGCACTCCTTGGCCAACGTCCGGGCTTGCATATTGTGGAATTGGGTGCCGCAGAAGTAGGGGCAGACCTCGCTCAGTGCGGTCTGTCCGGTTCACCTACAAAGGTGAAACATATAGAGAGTGTTGTGTTCCAGGCCAAAGAAGCAAAACGAATGCTCCCCGAAGATGGAGAGATTGAAGCTTTGATGCAGGAACTTATTGCTAATCATACAATCGGATAA
- the tsaB gene encoding tRNA (adenosine(37)-N6)-threonylcarbamoyltransferase complex dimerization subunit type 1 TsaB, with protein MTDIHPPLLLIDTSTRVCSVAVAAAGTIISQRVSHVGNSHAANIGVFVQEVLTEATGLGAKPSIVALSSGPGSYTGLRIGSSIAKGLCFGLGIPLVSVPTLELIAEAARPLSQPDWLICPMIDARRMEVYTALFDSKGKALTDTLPLVIDHNSFSEELQRRNILFVGDGAEKCRPFLSHPNALFSENVIHPLALYMLHPALSRIETSSYEDVAYWEPFYLKEFVATVAKNKVIPRTQTT; from the coding sequence ATGACAGATATCCATCCGCCCCTCCTTCTCATAGATACCTCCACTCGCGTTTGCTCAGTGGCGGTTGCTGCTGCAGGTACTATTATCTCACAACGGGTCAGCCATGTGGGCAATTCGCATGCTGCTAACATCGGCGTATTCGTACAAGAGGTCTTGACAGAGGCAACAGGCTTAGGAGCGAAGCCTTCCATAGTAGCTCTAAGTTCCGGTCCCGGATCATATACCGGACTACGCATCGGATCGTCCATTGCCAAAGGGTTATGCTTTGGACTCGGAATACCGCTTGTGTCTGTCCCTACTTTGGAGTTGATTGCTGAGGCTGCACGACCACTGTCTCAACCTGATTGGTTGATTTGCCCTATGATCGACGCCAGACGTATGGAAGTTTATACAGCACTTTTCGATTCCAAAGGTAAAGCCCTTACTGATACACTGCCTTTGGTGATAGACCATAATTCTTTCTCTGAAGAACTCCAAAGACGTAACATCTTATTCGTTGGTGATGGTGCTGAAAAGTGTCGACCCTTTCTTTCACATCCCAATGCTCTTTTTTCAGAGAATGTCATCCATCCCCTTGCTTTGTATATGCTTCATCCTGCGTTATCGCGTATCGAGACTTCATCTTACGAGGATGTTGCCTATTGGGAGCCATTCTACCTGAAAGAATTTGTAGCTACCGTAGCCAAAAACAAAGTAATTCCACGTACACAAACGACATAA
- a CDS encoding ExbD/TolR family protein encodes MGKFNKSGGREMPELNTSSLPDLVFAFLFFIMMVTTIREVTPKVSYNNLPKATELTKLEEKSLVTFVYIGKPNEAYQTMYGTKPCIQLNDQITQDPGAVYTYVKQEESKVKDERKKLMTISIKGDKDTKMHIFEQVKYELRRADALNINYSARKDTK; translated from the coding sequence ATGGGAAAGTTTAATAAATCCGGCGGGCGTGAAATGCCCGAACTCAATACCTCGTCTTTGCCTGACTTGGTTTTTGCGTTCCTCTTCTTTATCATGATGGTAACGACAATTCGTGAGGTGACGCCCAAGGTGTCGTATAATAACCTCCCTAAAGCGACTGAATTGACCAAGCTCGAAGAAAAGTCTTTGGTTACATTCGTATATATCGGCAAGCCCAATGAGGCTTATCAGACTATGTACGGGACCAAGCCTTGTATTCAGCTGAATGATCAGATTACGCAAGATCCGGGTGCTGTATATACGTACGTTAAACAAGAGGAAAGCAAGGTTAAAGATGAGCGCAAAAAGCTTATGACAATATCCATCAAAGGTGACAAAGATACCAAGATGCATATCTTCGAACAGGTAAAATATGAGCTTCGTCGTGCTGATGCTTTGAATATCAACTATTCGGCTCGTAAGGATACCAAATAG
- a CDS encoding ExbD/TolR family protein — MARKKRKTPGINGSSSADIAFMLLIFFLITTSMDTDMGLTRRLPPLSPNKEKQPDVEINDRNIMRILVNKNDEIILLKKGATGSQDQIIPVKLSDLRRITKEFIANPTNRADLPEKEKREVVGLGTMELVTSSYAISIKNQIETSYQMYISVQNELIAAYNEVWDEFAQKYFHKPYKELTPSKQKAVLEAYPLHISEMPLSNLK, encoded by the coding sequence ATGGCAAGAAAGAAAAGAAAAACGCCCGGCATCAACGGATCATCATCAGCCGATATCGCTTTTATGTTGCTTATCTTCTTTTTGATTACTACATCAATGGATACGGATATGGGGCTTACTCGTCGTTTGCCACCGCTCTCTCCTAACAAGGAAAAACAACCCGACGTCGAGATCAATGACCGCAACATCATGCGTATATTGGTCAATAAGAATGACGAGATTATCTTGTTGAAAAAGGGAGCTACAGGATCGCAGGATCAGATTATCCCCGTGAAGTTGAGTGATTTAAGACGGATTACAAAAGAGTTTATCGCCAACCCCACGAATCGTGCCGATCTTCCCGAGAAGGAAAAGCGCGAGGTAGTAGGGCTTGGTACCATGGAACTGGTTACTTCTTCTTATGCTATTTCGATCAAAAATCAGATCGAGACCAGCTATCAGATGTATATCAGTGTACAAAATGAACTCATTGCTGCATATAACGAAGTTTGGGACGAATTTGCTCAAAAGTATTTCCACAAACCATACAAGGAGCTTACTCCTTCCAAGCAGAAGGCTGTTTTAGAAGCATATCCGTTGCACATTTCAGAAATGCCGTTGTCTAATCTCAAGTAA
- a CDS encoding MotA/TolQ/ExbB proton channel family protein, with the protein MKKLFATIACVAFMSVGFMTQAFAQDAAADSATSVAMETAAVEEEAPAVETIPAAEEASFHQALKKKFIEGGPEFMSTVAIALILGLAICLERIIYLNLADTNNEKLLADIDQALERGDVEGAKTIARDTRGPVASIAYQGLMRIDQGVDIVERSIVSYGGVQSGLLEKNLSWITLFIAMAPSLGFLGTVVGMVMAFDKIERVGDISPTVVAGGMKVALITTIGGLIVALILQVFYNYILSKVEGILNKMEDASITLLDSIIKYNVKFKK; encoded by the coding sequence ATGAAAAAGTTATTTGCAACAATTGCATGTGTGGCCTTTATGTCAGTAGGCTTCATGACTCAGGCTTTCGCTCAAGATGCAGCGGCTGATTCGGCCACTTCGGTAGCTATGGAGACTGCTGCAGTAGAAGAGGAAGCTCCTGCGGTTGAAACAATCCCCGCGGCTGAAGAAGCTTCTTTCCACCAGGCATTGAAGAAGAAGTTTATCGAAGGTGGCCCCGAGTTTATGTCCACTGTAGCTATTGCCCTTATTTTAGGTTTGGCTATCTGCCTAGAGCGTATCATCTATCTGAACTTGGCTGACACGAACAACGAAAAATTGCTTGCTGATATCGATCAAGCTCTTGAGCGTGGCGATGTAGAAGGTGCTAAGACCATTGCTCGCGACACTCGTGGTCCTGTAGCATCAATCGCTTATCAGGGCCTGATGCGTATTGATCAGGGAGTAGATATTGTAGAACGCTCTATCGTTTCATACGGGGGTGTTCAGAGCGGTTTGCTCGAAAAGAATCTTTCATGGATTACCCTCTTTATTGCCATGGCTCCTTCTCTTGGATTCTTGGGTACAGTAGTAGGTATGGTGATGGCATTCGACAAGATTGAGCGCGTAGGTGATATCAGCCCGACGGTTGTAGCCGGCGGTATGAAGGTGGCTTTGATCACTACTATCGGTGGTCTTATCGTAGCCTTGATCCTTCAAGTATTCTACAACTACATCCTTTCTAAGGTAGAGGGTATCCTCAACAAGATGGAAGACGCATCTATCACACTGCTCGATTCCATTATCAAGTACAACGTGAAATTCAAAAAATAA
- a CDS encoding TatD family hydrolase, with translation MILIDTHTHVYEPQFDDDVEQVILAAQEAGLIHLVMPNIDVESIARMQGVLSRHPGYVSEAMGLHPTSVRNDFREQLTFIRHELDTRSFVAIGEIGIDLYWDKTFEAEQIEAFLTQIEWSMAYDLPIIIHSREAWDVVFACLNRFPSDKIRGVFHSFSGDETDLRRALSYPHFYIGINGTVTFKKNTLPALLPLIPLDRLLLETDSPYLAPTPKRGRRNEPAYLVHTATFIAHSLGLDPDILAEKTVRNACRFFGFQFQEGKIIRPI, from the coding sequence ATGATACTCATCGATACCCATACGCATGTTTATGAACCCCAGTTCGACGATGATGTCGAGCAAGTAATTCTTGCTGCTCAAGAAGCCGGTCTCATTCATCTCGTCATGCCGAATATCGATGTGGAAAGTATCGCGCGTATGCAAGGAGTCCTCTCTCGACACCCGGGCTATGTGTCCGAGGCTATGGGCCTGCATCCAACATCAGTGCGAAATGATTTTCGGGAACAACTCACTTTTATTCGCCACGAACTGGATACCCGTTCGTTCGTAGCTATAGGAGAAATCGGTATCGATTTGTATTGGGATAAGACATTCGAAGCAGAACAAATCGAAGCCTTTCTTACTCAGATAGAATGGAGTATGGCTTACGACTTGCCGATTATTATACATTCTCGCGAGGCATGGGATGTGGTATTTGCGTGTCTGAACAGGTTCCCATCCGATAAAATCCGAGGTGTTTTTCATAGTTTTTCGGGCGATGAGACCGATCTTCGACGAGCTTTGTCATATCCTCATTTCTATATAGGTATCAATGGAACTGTAACATTCAAGAAAAACACGCTCCCAGCCCTATTGCCTCTGATACCTCTTGATCGGCTCCTGCTCGAAACGGATTCGCCTTACTTGGCACCCACCCCGAAAAGAGGCCGCCGCAATGAACCTGCTTATCTGGTGCATACAGCTACTTTTATTGCACACAGTCTCGGACTGGATCCGGATATTTTGGCTGAAAAAACGGTCCGAAATGCATGCCGTTTTTTCGGTTTTCAGTTTCAAGAGGGAAAAATTATTCGTCCGATTTAA
- a CDS encoding polyprenyl synthetase family protein, with the protein MHTFEDLREIIEQEIASQPYDQRKPDGLFQPISYILRLGGKRVRPTLACIACEMFGGDYKPALEVAMAIETYHNFTLLHDDLMDKSSMRRGKETVHHRWGDNTAILSGDAMTVAAYEHLAKVDSRLLPVLLPLFNRMAMEICQGQQYDMDFERRDFVAEDEYLEMIRLKTAVLLATALKMGAIAGGADIEKADILYRYGIHIGLSFQLEDDLLDVYGDPIILGKKIGDDIACNKKTMLLIKALEIAQGEELNLLRESLLMPDVQCEEKIRAVTGIYNRLGIRPIVEDLIDYHNGLAEKALDELGLDEITTKPLRELIGTLRNRKS; encoded by the coding sequence ATGCATACTTTCGAAGACCTGAGAGAAATAATCGAACAGGAGATAGCATCACAACCCTATGATCAGAGAAAACCCGACGGCCTCTTCCAACCTATATCCTATATTTTGAGGCTCGGAGGCAAGCGTGTCCGCCCTACCCTCGCATGTATAGCCTGCGAGATGTTCGGTGGTGATTATAAGCCGGCCCTCGAAGTGGCTATGGCTATTGAAACTTACCATAACTTCACCTTGCTGCATGACGATCTCATGGACAAATCCTCCATGAGAAGAGGTAAAGAAACCGTTCATCATCGGTGGGGGGATAATACAGCCATTCTCTCGGGCGATGCCATGACAGTTGCCGCCTACGAGCATCTGGCCAAAGTGGATAGTCGGCTACTGCCTGTCCTTTTGCCCTTGTTCAATCGTATGGCTATGGAGATTTGCCAAGGACAACAGTACGACATGGACTTCGAACGGCGGGACTTTGTTGCCGAGGACGAGTACCTGGAAATGATTCGTTTGAAGACAGCAGTTCTCTTGGCTACAGCCCTTAAGATGGGGGCTATAGCCGGAGGAGCGGATATTGAGAAAGCAGATATTCTCTATCGCTACGGCATACATATCGGCTTGTCTTTCCAATTGGAGGACGACCTCCTCGATGTATATGGCGATCCCATTATCCTCGGCAAGAAAATCGGCGATGATATAGCTTGTAATAAAAAGACGATGCTTCTGATCAAAGCCCTTGAGATAGCTCAGGGAGAGGAATTGAATCTCCTCAGAGAATCCCTTTTGATGCCGGATGTGCAGTGTGAAGAAAAGATCCGAGCTGTGACAGGTATTTATAATCGTCTGGGGATTCGTCCGATCGTGGAAGATCTGATCGATTATCACAACGGTTTGGCCGAAAAGGCTCTTGACGAATTGGGTCTTGATGAGATCACAACCAAGCCTTTGAGAGAACTGATCGGTACTCTCCGTAACAGAAAATCATAA
- a CDS encoding energy transducer TonB — MEIKKSPKADLEKGKGLNFLLGLVVALAIVYVALEYRTYDKIEAYTRDKVDIADMEETILLEENEPEPEQPEPEQPQQQEVQLPEEFKVVDNTQKVEKIALVSVDESKPLPPPAPVAPVKVEEEEDKIHEVVESPAEFPGGYTALSKWLSKNLVYPEQAAEMGIQGKVIVRFVVEKDGSVTQATVVKGIDPALDKEALRVIQTMPKWKPGMQQGRAVRVRCTQPVQFKLQ, encoded by the coding sequence ATGGAAATCAAGAAATCGCCTAAGGCCGACTTGGAGAAAGGAAAAGGTTTGAACTTCCTTTTGGGGCTTGTCGTAGCTCTCGCGATCGTGTATGTAGCTTTGGAATATCGTACTTACGATAAGATAGAGGCCTATACACGCGATAAAGTGGATATTGCCGACATGGAGGAAACTATCCTGCTCGAAGAAAACGAGCCGGAGCCGGAGCAGCCCGAGCCGGAGCAACCCCAGCAACAGGAGGTACAGCTGCCGGAAGAATTTAAGGTGGTAGATAACACCCAGAAAGTGGAGAAAATCGCTTTGGTCTCTGTCGATGAGAGCAAACCGTTGCCCCCGCCTGCGCCCGTTGCCCCCGTCAAAGTTGAGGAAGAAGAGGACAAAATCCACGAAGTGGTAGAAAGTCCGGCAGAGTTCCCGGGTGGTTATACAGCTCTCTCTAAATGGCTTAGTAAAAATTTGGTCTATCCCGAGCAGGCTGCCGAAATGGGCATCCAAGGTAAGGTAATCGTTCGTTTCGTGGTCGAAAAAGATGGTTCTGTGACACAGGCAACTGTTGTTAAGGGTATTGACCCTGCACTTGACAAGGAAGCCCTCCGCGTGATACAGACTATGCCCAAATGGAAGCCCGGTATGCAGCAGGGAAGAGCTGTGCGTGTACGCTGTACCCAGCCCGTCCAGTTCAAGCTGCAATAA
- a CDS encoding T9SS type A sorting domain-containing protein encodes MSQIAGYFSSDSGVYPNPVKDVLNIKHEGDFGVRIFDFSGRLVLSMENTRMIGVKFLTAGAYVIKLMTQGSTPAERFIKL; translated from the coding sequence ATGAGTCAAATTGCAGGCTATTTTTCTTCTGATTCAGGGGTTTATCCCAATCCGGTGAAGGATGTACTGAATATTAAGCATGAAGGTGACTTCGGTGTCCGGATATTTGATTTTTCAGGTCGTTTGGTGCTCTCTATGGAGAATACTCGCATGATCGGCGTGAAGTTTTTGACTGCCGGGGCCTATGTGATCAAACTCATGACTCAAGGCAGCACACCGGCCGAACGCTTCATCAAGCTCTGA
- a CDS encoding DUF5686 and carboxypeptidase-like regulatory domain-containing protein: MQTSAMSAISRKSALSLFFLSLFLLGMLPLAGQTRFAGVVLDSATLEPIPYASVFCADNKGVGTVTSAAGMFDLTSPHNDRTIIISSTGYRKQTFSLRSSEKRNMHCRILLASEELQLSSVVVKAKRRKYSKKNNPAVDLIRKAIAAKDNNRIESAPAYSYRTYERILVSDDDFRSDEGFLHLKHEQCAQWADSSRFTDRRILPLSMREKLIQTERLPNKGERTRVLARRLDGVDEKLDEGPLTTNLEEIFRPINIYDNDIPIMLSRFPSPMSSTFATSFYKYFIADTVRIEDEDCIEMIFSPFNPESAGFTGRLWIVKSDYSLRRIILNLPISSNVNWVTHLRIAQDFQRVPCIDVSGQTTRYYRVLKRQDFQALLSATSFIPQGLEVEQSRILSDYRIGEGSIGRDPSSVGFLATDSVYDAAAPRETDGYWNVMRPEPLPSTGKKLLSFMHYLRNDRTFKASTTIAKTLLTGYLGFPIAMNDSIRPKFDFGPVHTLFGGNKIEGFRMRVGGMTLAALNPHFFAQGYIAYGFKDKRWKWRGALTYSSIPKKLYMQEFPHRNLSFIASYDLYTPGQVVDPIFKDNITVILGTMNNLRRSYVEEYRLEYDRDWGPDFSTIIWGSHRRDEPTGTLRYDQVEADGTIRPIHSYRATELGLTLRYEPGRIPYNGRKGPNTAFNVVRRSPVFELEHRMAFSGLFGGDFGYQRTEFRYKHHIWLSLFGMLDASVRAGQVWTHAPYPLLEIPPVNESYTLQSGAFQLMEPLEFIADRYTQFHLTYHLEGLMLNRIPLIKRLAWRELISFHGMWGDLTPHNKPGSVGSFLFPENTIPMNHTWYMEGSIGLENIFRLLRIEYFRRFTQLQTTPNKWGVRARFQITF; encoded by the coding sequence ATGCAAACATCAGCAATGTCAGCTATAAGCAGGAAATCGGCTCTCTCTCTCTTCTTCCTCTCTCTTTTCTTATTGGGGATGCTACCGCTCGCAGGGCAAACTCGCTTCGCCGGAGTGGTATTGGATTCGGCTACATTGGAGCCGATCCCCTATGCTTCGGTCTTCTGTGCCGACAATAAAGGAGTGGGCACGGTAACCTCTGCCGCCGGTATGTTCGACCTGACTTCTCCCCATAACGATCGGACTATCATCATATCATCGACCGGATACAGGAAGCAAACTTTTTCATTGCGTTCGAGCGAAAAGCGCAATATGCACTGCCGTATCCTTTTGGCTTCGGAGGAGTTGCAACTGAGCAGCGTAGTGGTCAAAGCCAAGAGACGGAAATACTCCAAGAAAAACAACCCCGCTGTGGACCTGATCCGCAAAGCCATAGCGGCCAAGGACAACAACCGGATAGAATCGGCACCGGCGTACAGCTACCGTACATACGAAAGGATACTTGTCTCGGACGATGATTTCCGATCGGACGAAGGATTCTTGCACCTCAAGCACGAACAGTGTGCACAATGGGCAGACAGCTCACGCTTTACCGACAGGCGCATACTGCCGCTATCCATGCGAGAGAAACTGATACAGACCGAGCGACTGCCCAACAAAGGCGAGCGTACACGAGTATTGGCACGACGACTGGACGGTGTGGACGAAAAGCTCGATGAGGGTCCCCTGACCACCAATCTGGAAGAGATATTCCGCCCGATCAATATCTACGACAACGATATTCCCATCATGCTCAGTCGCTTTCCCAGCCCGATGAGCAGCACTTTTGCAACAAGTTTCTACAAGTACTTCATTGCCGATACTGTGCGAATAGAGGATGAGGATTGTATCGAAATGATTTTCTCTCCTTTCAATCCCGAGAGTGCAGGCTTTACGGGAAGGCTCTGGATCGTCAAGAGCGATTATTCGTTACGTCGGATCATCCTGAACCTGCCGATATCGAGCAATGTGAACTGGGTGACCCACCTACGCATAGCACAAGATTTCCAACGGGTTCCCTGTATAGATGTTTCGGGACAAACGACCCGATACTATCGCGTACTGAAACGGCAGGATTTTCAGGCATTATTATCGGCTACTTCATTCATTCCTCAAGGGTTGGAAGTGGAGCAGAGCCGTATCCTTTCCGACTATCGCATCGGTGAAGGAAGCATTGGCAGGGATCCGTCTTCTGTCGGTTTTCTTGCTACCGATTCGGTTTACGATGCGGCAGCTCCTCGCGAAACGGATGGCTACTGGAATGTAATGAGACCGGAACCACTGCCTTCCACGGGGAAAAAGCTGTTGTCTTTCATGCATTATCTACGCAACGATCGTACATTCAAGGCATCTACCACCATCGCCAAAACACTGCTGACCGGTTATCTCGGATTCCCCATTGCGATGAACGACTCTATACGCCCCAAATTCGACTTCGGGCCTGTGCATACCCTCTTCGGAGGCAACAAAATCGAGGGCTTCCGTATGCGCGTAGGTGGCATGACACTGGCCGCTCTCAATCCGCATTTTTTCGCTCAAGGTTATATTGCATACGGGTTCAAGGACAAACGATGGAAGTGGAGAGGTGCTCTTACTTACTCCTCTATTCCTAAGAAGCTGTACATGCAAGAATTTCCACATCGCAATCTCTCTTTCATCGCCTCGTACGATCTGTATACGCCGGGACAAGTAGTGGATCCTATCTTCAAGGACAACATAACGGTCATACTCGGCACTATGAACAATTTGCGCCGATCCTACGTCGAAGAATATCGGTTGGAATATGATAGAGACTGGGGGCCTGATTTCAGTACGATCATTTGGGGAAGCCACCGCCGAGACGAACCTACCGGCACACTACGCTACGATCAGGTAGAGGCTGATGGTACGATACGGCCGATCCATTCGTACCGCGCCACGGAATTGGGGCTTACCCTCCGCTATGAACCGGGGCGTATTCCCTACAACGGTCGCAAAGGGCCGAACACGGCTTTCAATGTAGTGCGCCGATCTCCCGTGTTCGAACTGGAGCACCGCATGGCATTTTCAGGCCTGTTTGGAGGAGACTTCGGCTACCAGCGTACGGAATTCCGATACAAACATCACATTTGGCTCTCTCTTTTCGGAATGTTGGATGCCTCTGTTCGTGCAGGGCAAGTTTGGACACATGCTCCCTACCCTCTCTTGGAGATTCCACCGGTCAATGAGAGTTATACTCTGCAAAGCGGAGCATTTCAGTTGATGGAGCCATTGGAATTTATCGCTGACCGATACACGCAGTTTCATCTGACCTACCATCTGGAAGGTCTTATGCTCAATCGTATTCCGCTCATCAAACGGTTGGCTTGGCGCGAATTAATTTCTTTTCATGGCATGTGGGGAGATCTTACTCCCCATAATAAGCCCGGATCGGTCGGTAGTTTTCTCTTTCCCGAAAATACTATCCCCATGAATCATACATGGTACATGGAAGGGAGCATAGGTCTGGAGAATATCTTCCGGCTCCTGCGCATCGAATACTTCCGACGCTTCACCCAATTACAAACGACTCCGAATAAATGGGGAGTCCGTGCTCGCTTCCAGATCACTTTCTGA